A window from Puniceicoccus vermicola encodes these proteins:
- a CDS encoding response regulator transcription factor — MRVLIVEDDAALCRSLAATLRDEAIAVDMANDGEEGWIRAREEIYDAVLLDVMMPKLDGWEVLSRLRQESKVPVLMLTARDTIPDRVKGLDSGADDYLTKPFDNSELLARLRALIRRSAGSSQAVLTVGALQVDTARRQVTRNGVGVDLTAREYSLLEYLLLNRGKVLSRTLLYERLFDENDDSLSNLLDVHVSNLRKKLGAELITTRRGHGYIIE, encoded by the coding sequence ATGAGGGTCCTGATCGTTGAGGATGATGCTGCGCTTTGCCGAAGCCTAGCCGCTACTTTGCGGGACGAGGCGATCGCGGTCGATATGGCAAATGATGGGGAAGAAGGGTGGATCCGCGCGCGGGAAGAAATCTATGACGCGGTTCTGCTCGATGTCATGATGCCGAAGCTGGATGGCTGGGAGGTGCTCAGTCGTCTTCGGCAGGAATCCAAAGTGCCCGTCCTGATGCTCACGGCGAGGGATACGATCCCCGACCGCGTGAAGGGGTTGGACAGCGGGGCCGATGACTATTTGACCAAGCCCTTCGACAACAGCGAGCTCCTCGCTCGGCTGCGGGCGTTGATCCGTAGGTCGGCGGGCTCTTCTCAGGCCGTTTTGACGGTCGGTGCGCTTCAGGTCGATACCGCGAGACGACAGGTAACCCGGAACGGCGTCGGAGTGGATCTCACTGCCCGCGAATACAGTCTCCTGGAGTATTTGTTGCTAAACCGTGGGAAGGTCTTGAGCCGGACGCTGCTCTACGAGCGCCTGTTCGACGAAAACGACGACAGCCTTTCGAACCTCCTGGACGTCCATGTCTCCAATCTCCGGAAAAAGCTGGGGGCCGAGCTCATCACTACCCGGCGTGGCCATGGCTACATCATCGAATAG
- a CDS encoding ABC transporter ATP-binding protein has protein sequence MNTGIKEPLIELRELRKTYGQGTAAFETLRGINLAIYKGEFLSIMGPSGSGKSTLMNLLGCLDQPTSGFYSYQGISVESLDAVQRSLLRRYALGFIFQGFNLLARTSALENVELPLLYRGIKRSERHHVAREALASVGLGDKARNTPAELSGGQQQRVAIARAIVTNPSTLFADEPTGNLDTTTTGEIMDLLTRLNAERGITILMVTHEDEVAAYAKRVVRVTDGLIEHDRSQEKPSREFLR, from the coding sequence ATGAATACAGGGATTAAAGAGCCATTGATCGAGCTCCGGGAGCTGAGAAAAACCTACGGTCAGGGGACGGCGGCGTTTGAAACGCTGAGGGGCATTAATCTGGCCATTTACAAAGGAGAGTTCCTTTCGATCATGGGGCCCAGTGGTTCGGGAAAATCGACGTTGATGAATTTGCTGGGATGCCTCGATCAGCCAACCTCGGGGTTCTACTCGTATCAGGGGATCTCGGTCGAGAGTCTTGATGCAGTGCAGCGGTCTTTGCTGCGTCGCTACGCATTGGGGTTCATCTTTCAGGGATTTAATCTCCTGGCCCGCACGAGTGCTCTGGAGAACGTGGAGCTGCCATTGCTTTACCGCGGGATCAAGCGGAGCGAACGTCATCACGTGGCCCGAGAGGCGCTCGCTTCGGTCGGACTTGGCGACAAAGCTCGGAATACCCCGGCAGAGTTATCGGGGGGACAACAGCAGCGAGTGGCGATTGCCCGGGCCATCGTAACCAATCCGAGCACTCTCTTCGCTGACGAGCCGACGGGAAACCTCGATACGACGACGACCGGCGAGATCATGGACTTATTGACCCGACTGAACGCTGAACGGGGCATTACGATTTTGATGGTTACTCATGAAGATGAGGTCGCCGCGTACGCCAAGCGGGTCGTGCGGGTGACGGATGGGCTGATCGAGCACGATCGGTCTCAGGAGAAACCAAGCCGGGAGTTCCTACGATGA
- a CDS encoding ABC transporter permease: MLGNAFLIAIREIRRNLTRTFLTVLGIIIGVSAVITMVTMGEGTTQAVKDEISQLGSNLLVLSPGVGFGPRSSEAGVPNFTLEDVRAIRTQIPGVAAVAPIRGASLSTIYRQEARKSQVVGTSPEYFFINKWVVGEGRIFTEGEAERGDAVAVIGNTVRQKLFGSEDPIGKKIRLGQASLQVVGLLATKGRIGMEDQDDIIVVPLATMQRRLGGRGSSRDITDITISAIDDSDGDQLIAEITQLMRQRRNLQWNQDDNFSVFDTRQIAETLSASTKMMTMLLGAVAGVSLLVGGIGIMNIMLVSVTERTREIGIRLAIGATAREVLWQFMVEALTLSCVGGLVGIGLAFLFCSVLAPIIEVGFLFNLQINLIAFVFSAVVGVVFGFAPARRAAGLDPIDALRHE, from the coding sequence ATGTTGGGAAATGCTTTTCTGATCGCGATTCGGGAAATCCGGCGGAACCTGACGCGGACTTTTTTGACGGTGCTGGGCATCATCATTGGAGTATCGGCGGTGATTACAATGGTAACCATGGGGGAGGGAACGACCCAAGCGGTCAAAGACGAGATCTCTCAGCTGGGGAGTAATCTTTTGGTGTTAAGCCCCGGTGTTGGCTTTGGGCCGCGTTCTTCCGAGGCGGGGGTGCCCAATTTTACACTGGAAGACGTCCGGGCCATTCGCACCCAGATTCCCGGTGTTGCTGCGGTAGCTCCGATTCGGGGAGCTTCGCTGAGCACGATCTATCGTCAGGAAGCCCGGAAATCCCAGGTTGTTGGGACCTCTCCAGAATATTTTTTCATCAATAAGTGGGTCGTCGGTGAAGGAAGGATCTTCACCGAGGGCGAAGCGGAGCGGGGAGACGCAGTTGCGGTTATCGGGAATACGGTCCGCCAGAAGCTTTTCGGATCGGAGGATCCTATCGGGAAAAAGATTCGTCTGGGGCAGGCGTCCCTTCAAGTCGTCGGTCTTCTCGCTACGAAAGGACGCATCGGAATGGAGGATCAGGATGATATTATTGTCGTCCCTCTGGCGACGATGCAGCGGCGGCTTGGGGGGCGGGGTTCCTCCCGGGATATTACCGATATCACGATCTCGGCCATCGACGATTCGGATGGCGATCAGTTGATTGCCGAAATTACCCAGCTGATGCGTCAGAGGCGGAATCTGCAATGGAATCAGGACGATAATTTTAGTGTTTTCGATACACGTCAGATCGCTGAGACGTTGAGCGCCTCAACCAAAATGATGACCATGCTTCTGGGGGCGGTCGCGGGCGTCTCTCTTCTGGTCGGTGGGATTGGAATTATGAACATTATGCTGGTCTCGGTGACCGAGCGAACCCGGGAGATTGGAATCCGGCTTGCGATCGGGGCGACCGCCCGTGAGGTCCTTTGGCAATTTATGGTCGAAGCCCTGACCCTTTCGTGTGTCGGGGGATTGGTCGGAATCGGATTGGCCTTTCTCTTCTGCTCAGTGCTCGCTCCAATCATTGAAGTGGGCTTTCTCTTCAACCTGCAGATAAATCTGATCGCTTTCGTCTTCTCGGCCGTGGTTGGGGTGGTCTTTGGATTCGCACCGGCGCGCAGGGCGGCAGGACTGGACCCGATTGATGCTTTGCGTCACGAATAA